In one window of Anaerobacillus alkaliphilus DNA:
- a CDS encoding TlpA family protein disulfide reductase — MNKKVIQTVVLVFVIGILITMVLGLRSQGSAVGIGDEAYDFELQDLEGNVHRLSDYKGKVVMLNFFATWCSACVAEAPELERFNDEFKDEVQLFVVVKGETQNTVRKYVDEKQSKKSYLFDFTNSISRKFGVIGQPETIVINEDGIIVDHFIGGVTRDFLGVVLNEIKGR; from the coding sequence ATGAATAAAAAAGTAATTCAAACAGTTGTCTTAGTATTCGTTATCGGAATATTAATTACCATGGTATTAGGGTTACGTTCTCAAGGAAGTGCTGTTGGAATTGGTGATGAAGCTTATGATTTTGAGCTTCAAGATTTAGAGGGCAACGTTCACCGTTTATCTGACTATAAAGGAAAAGTTGTCATGTTGAATTTCTTTGCTACTTGGTGTAGCGCTTGTGTAGCAGAAGCTCCTGAACTAGAGCGATTTAATGATGAGTTTAAGGATGAAGTTCAACTTTTTGTTGTGGTAAAAGGTGAAACTCAAAATACAGTAAGAAAATATGTAGATGAAAAGCAATCTAAAAAAAGCTACTTATTTGATTTTACAAATAGTATCTCAAGAAAGTTCGGTGTCATCGGTCAACCAGAGACAATTGTGATAAATGAAGATGGAATAATTGTTGATCATTTTATCGGCGGTGTAACAAGAGATTTCTTGGGTGTTGTTTTGAATGAAATAAAAGGTAGGTAA
- the dnaX gene encoding DNA polymerase III subunit gamma/tau — translation MSYQALYRVWRPKQLNDVVGQEHITKTIKNALIQEKLSHAYLFTGPRGTGKTSAAKIMAKAVNCHQAPIAEPCNECMACLGISDGSIVDVIEIDAASNNGVDEIRDIRDKVKFAPSSGIRYKVYIIDEVHMLSTGAFNALLKTLEEPPKHVIFILATTEPHKIPLTIISRCQRFDFKRITGQAMINRMEFILSHYETKVANEALAMISRVSEGGMRDALSLLDQAISYSDDEVGLEDILTITGAVSQGLLMEVAEALLESDVVKALKAVDQLILAGKDPTRFIEDFIFFYRDMLLYKTAPGLNDALERVAVDDDFTNISNNTPTKWIYQTIEILNEILQDMKWSSHPKIFIEVAIVKICNHKAEVANESNEAYESLLKKVQLLEQKLANIGSIPIQDQSTVVETPKKNQGQFNFKSGKSGISSGQIKEMLRQASKPDLQRLTSNWGQVMDTVKKQSVPAHAWLSDSKPVAASKSTILLAFQNEMHRDMVDTKFRLLVEQVILEVFREQYNILTLLNNQWENVKDDFVREQRGESNAAHEGDPIVEEALKLVGSDLIEIIE, via the coding sequence ATGAGTTATCAAGCATTGTATAGGGTATGGAGACCGAAACAATTAAATGATGTTGTTGGCCAAGAACATATTACGAAAACAATAAAAAATGCTCTTATTCAAGAAAAACTCTCTCATGCCTATTTGTTTACAGGACCCCGTGGGACAGGAAAGACGAGTGCCGCAAAAATAATGGCAAAAGCGGTAAATTGCCATCAAGCTCCAATTGCTGAACCGTGTAACGAGTGCATGGCGTGTCTTGGTATTTCTGATGGTTCAATTGTTGATGTGATTGAAATAGATGCAGCTTCTAACAATGGAGTCGATGAAATTAGAGATATCAGGGATAAGGTCAAGTTCGCACCAAGTAGCGGGATACGTTATAAAGTTTATATTATTGATGAAGTACATATGTTATCTACTGGTGCGTTTAATGCCCTTTTAAAAACGTTAGAGGAACCACCAAAGCATGTTATTTTTATCTTGGCAACGACAGAGCCACACAAAATCCCATTAACAATTATCTCTAGATGTCAACGATTTGATTTTAAGAGAATTACTGGTCAAGCGATGATTAATCGGATGGAATTTATCTTAAGTCATTATGAAACAAAAGTAGCTAATGAGGCATTAGCAATGATTTCTAGAGTTTCTGAAGGTGGAATGAGGGATGCTTTGAGTCTATTAGACCAAGCTATTTCTTATAGTGACGATGAAGTTGGCTTAGAAGACATACTAACGATAACTGGTGCTGTCTCACAAGGACTTTTAATGGAAGTGGCAGAAGCTCTATTAGAAAGTGATGTTGTTAAAGCATTAAAAGCTGTTGATCAATTAATCCTCGCAGGAAAAGATCCAACAAGATTTATTGAAGATTTCATCTTTTTTTACCGAGACATGCTATTGTATAAAACAGCTCCAGGATTAAATGATGCACTAGAAAGAGTAGCTGTTGATGATGATTTTACGAACATAAGTAACAATACACCGACCAAATGGATTTATCAGACGATTGAAATCTTGAATGAAATCCTTCAAGATATGAAATGGTCCAGTCATCCAAAAATATTCATTGAAGTAGCAATCGTAAAAATTTGTAATCATAAAGCTGAAGTAGCTAACGAAAGTAATGAAGCTTATGAATCTCTACTTAAGAAGGTCCAACTATTAGAGCAGAAGTTAGCGAATATTGGCTCTATACCAATACAAGATCAATCAACGGTTGTTGAAACTCCTAAGAAAAATCAAGGTCAATTTAACTTTAAATCAGGAAAAAGTGGCATAAGTAGTGGCCAAATTAAAGAGATGCTTAGACAAGCATCAAAACCTGACTTGCAGCGTCTTACTAGTAATTGGGGCCAAGTTATGGATACTGTAAAAAAACAAAGTGTGCCAGCGCATGCTTGGTTATCTGACAGTAAACCTGTAGCAGCTTCGAAATCAACAATTTTACTTGCTTTCCAAAATGAAATGCATAGGGATATGGTTGATACAAAATTTCGTTTACTAGTAGAACAAGTAATTTTAGAAGTCTTTCGTGAGCAGTATAACATTTTGACATTATTAAATAATCAGTGGGAAAATGTAAAAGATGACTTTGTCAGGGAACAACGTGGTGAGTCAAATGCTGCACATGAAGGTGATCCAATTGTTGAGGAAGCATTAAAACTAGTAGGTTCAGATTTAATTGAAATAATTGAATAA
- the ccmA gene encoding heme ABC exporter ATP-binding protein CcmA — protein MIETKGLIKTIGDKVILRGVNLTIKKGESVAILGPNGAGKSTILKIIAGLMKATSGDVYIDGLNFKKDSYEMKKRIGFLAHNSFLYDHLTPLENLKFFGKLYGVSNIEEKAKELVNEVGLGFFIHDPVRSFSRGMLQRIAIARAIIHDPEILLFDEPHTGLDQEAIKLLNEVILKMKANGSTVIMVTHDFQQAVQTCDRVIIFRNGKIVEDLDNVKNNLALVTARYTEQVACL, from the coding sequence ATGATCGAAACAAAAGGACTCATAAAAACAATCGGTGACAAGGTGATCCTAAGAGGAGTTAATCTAACAATTAAAAAAGGTGAGTCAGTAGCAATCTTAGGGCCAAATGGAGCAGGGAAGAGCACTATATTGAAGATTATTGCTGGTCTTATGAAAGCAACTAGCGGGGATGTCTATATAGACGGGTTGAATTTCAAGAAAGACTCTTATGAAATGAAAAAAAGGATCGGCTTTCTTGCGCATAATAGCTTTTTATATGATCACTTAACGCCGTTAGAAAACCTGAAGTTCTTTGGTAAGCTTTATGGTGTTTCGAACATAGAGGAGAAGGCAAAAGAGTTAGTCAATGAAGTGGGGCTTGGTTTCTTTATACACGATCCGGTTCGCTCCTTTTCCCGGGGAATGTTGCAACGAATTGCCATTGCCAGAGCGATTATTCATGACCCGGAAATTTTGCTTTTTGATGAACCTCATACAGGGTTAGATCAAGAAGCGATTAAATTATTAAATGAAGTTATTTTAAAGATGAAAGCAAATGGTTCAACTGTCATTATGGTCACTCACGATTTTCAACAAGCGGTTCAAACCTGTGATCGAGTGATAATATTTAGGAATGGAAAAATAGTTGAGGATCTAGATAATGTTAAGAACAACCTGGCGCTGGTTACAGCGAGATATACAGAACAGGTGGCCTGTCTATGA
- a CDS encoding cytochrome c biogenesis protein, with translation MKLINDDLTVIPRDSMLHKVLFYLSIPMVLVALYLAFIYTPIEAKMGVVQKIFYFHVASAWVAFFAFFVVAVFSIMYLIKRKRIYDVIAGVSAEIGVVYTAIVLTTGPIWGRSAWNAWWSWEPRLTTTLILFFMYIAYIMIRHMDVAWEKRARFASVFGIISFINVPIVFMSIRWWNSTLHPVVLGEGGANESGGGLEPSMLFALIFTVFMMTVLYFVLLQKGMYIERLKIQADRLKEKFQEKLAS, from the coding sequence ATGAAGCTTATCAATGATGATTTAACTGTAATACCAAGAGACTCAATGCTTCATAAAGTATTATTTTATTTAAGTATTCCGATGGTGTTAGTAGCTCTCTATCTAGCTTTTATTTACACGCCTATTGAAGCAAAAATGGGTGTTGTGCAAAAAATCTTTTATTTTCATGTAGCCTCAGCGTGGGTAGCATTCTTTGCATTCTTTGTAGTTGCAGTTTTTAGTATTATGTATCTTATCAAAAGAAAACGAATTTACGATGTGATTGCAGGTGTTTCAGCTGAGATTGGTGTTGTCTACACTGCTATCGTACTAACAACTGGTCCGATTTGGGGTCGCTCTGCATGGAATGCTTGGTGGTCTTGGGAGCCAAGGTTAACAACAACTTTAATTCTATTCTTTATGTATATTGCCTACATCATGATTAGACATATGGATGTTGCTTGGGAGAAAAGAGCACGTTTTGCTTCAGTATTCGGAATTATTTCTTTTATAAATGTACCAATTGTATTCATGTCAATTCGCTGGTGGAATTCAACTCTACACCCAGTGGTGCTTGGGGAAGGTGGAGCAAATGAATCCGGCGGTGGACTCGAGCCATCCATGTTATTTGCTTTAATTTTTACAGTATTTATGATGACTGTTCTATACTTTGTCTTGTTACAAAAAGGTATGTATATTGAGCGTTTAAAAATTCAAGCTGATCGTCTCAAGGAAAAATTTCAAGAAAAATTAGCGAGCTAG
- a CDS encoding YbaB/EbfC family nucleoid-associated protein, with the protein MKNMGNMMKQMQKLQKQMAQAQEELKSKTVEATAGGGMVKVIATGEKKIIEVIIDKEVVDPEDVEMLQDLVLAATNEALKMADDLINQDMGKFTKGMNLPGMF; encoded by the coding sequence ATGAAAAACATGGGAAATATGATGAAGCAAATGCAAAAACTACAAAAGCAAATGGCGCAAGCGCAAGAAGAGCTTAAATCAAAAACAGTAGAAGCGACTGCTGGTGGCGGTATGGTAAAAGTTATTGCTACTGGAGAGAAAAAAATTATTGAAGTAATCATTGATAAAGAAGTTGTTGATCCTGAGGACGTAGAAATGCTTCAAGATTTAGTATTGGCTGCTACGAACGAAGCATTGAAAATGGCAGATGATTTAATTAATCAGGATATGGGTAAGTTCACCAAAGGGATGAACCTACCAGGAATGTTTTAA
- the ccmI gene encoding c-type cytochrome biogenesis protein CcmI, with the protein MGIIVSVLIVAFCLYLVVTPLLREKDAQLPVEITDDTDEISIKSIYATLNELEMDYHMKKLSDEDYQKLKAQYERIAAELLEEQKQKSKKTTSDSSLVKEIEAEIEEELAKLRKEREGK; encoded by the coding sequence ATGGGGATTATCGTAAGTGTACTAATCGTAGCATTCTGTCTTTATCTAGTTGTTACGCCTTTATTAAGGGAAAAAGACGCTCAACTACCAGTAGAGATTACAGATGACACGGATGAGATTTCGATAAAAAGCATTTATGCAACATTGAACGAGCTTGAAATGGATTATCATATGAAAAAGCTCTCAGATGAAGATTATCAAAAACTCAAAGCTCAGTATGAGCGAATTGCCGCAGAGTTGTTAGAAGAACAGAAACAAAAATCAAAGAAAACAACGAGTGATAGTAGTCTTGTTAAGGAAATTGAAGCTGAAATTGAAGAAGAATTAGCTAAGCTTAGAAAAGAAAGAGAGGGAAAGTAA
- a CDS encoding heme exporter protein CcmB, which translates to MNNLFKAAFIIAGKDLYSEWKTKQVVTTMLIFSGLVIVTFSFAFDPSNNAVRAIIPGLIWVITIFSAILGLNRSFLSETKNDNLYGMIVSPTDPSSIYLGKVIANFVFVLIVQLISIPVLFLLFDFRFLGNLPMFLVVILLGTFGFISVGTFLAGLTANSKSSEMLLPILLFPIVSPLIIAAVQATRILLVDFEQLASAISWMQLMGAYNLVFFVLCLILFEYVLEV; encoded by the coding sequence ATGAACAATTTATTTAAAGCAGCTTTCATTATTGCTGGTAAAGATCTTTACTCAGAGTGGAAAACGAAACAAGTTGTTACTACAATGCTTATTTTTTCAGGACTAGTAATTGTAACTTTTTCATTCGCATTTGACCCATCGAATAATGCAGTTCGTGCAATTATCCCAGGACTCATATGGGTTATCACTATATTTTCAGCAATCTTAGGATTAAATCGTTCATTTTTATCAGAAACAAAAAACGATAATCTCTATGGGATGATTGTATCACCTACAGATCCTTCAAGTATTTATCTAGGAAAAGTAATCGCAAATTTTGTATTTGTCTTAATCGTACAGCTGATATCAATACCGGTATTATTTCTATTATTTGATTTTCGCTTTTTAGGTAATCTCCCTATGTTTTTGGTGGTCATTTTGCTAGGGACTTTTGGCTTTATTAGTGTAGGAACATTTTTAGCTGGTTTAACAGCAAACTCAAAGAGTAGTGAGATGCTTTTACCAATTTTGCTTTTTCCAATTGTTAGCCCGCTCATCATTGCTGCTGTTCAGGCAACCAGAATTCTGTTAGTAGATTTCGAGCAACTTGCAAGTGCAATATCCTGGATGCAACTAATGGGTGCTTATAATTTAGTCTTTTTCGTTTTATGCTTAATTCTTTTTGAATATGTACTGGAGGTGTAG
- a CDS encoding heme lyase CcmF/NrfE family subunit — protein MHLIGNISIYLALALSVYALVIFILGIYKQDQRLVDSGKAATLGVFILASISMLVLFTALGTSQLQFEYVALYTSTDLPLAYKLAALWAGNAGSLLLWTFFLTMYTAMVAYSKKMKNNPLTPYVASIMLGNTIFFYIILGFVAKPFVLLEQVPLEGRGLNPMLQDPGMLLHPVTLYLGYVGLAVPFAFAIAALIIKSVDAFWLRMTRRWTIIAWVFLTLGNVIGGYWAYKELGWGGYWAWDPVENASFMPWLTVTAYLHSVMIQERKNMLKIWNISLIILSYALTLFGTFLVRSGVLTSVHAFGDSNLGAYFLIFMALAVIFSLYVLMSRYHLLKKDSGQFESLLSKESSFLINNLILVGGTFAVFWGTIFPLVSEAVRGTKVTVGIPFFNTVMSPILLALIFVMAVCPLIAWQRSTVKNLRDNFLLPAIISLVIIGLLAGLGMRAAYPIIAYGVISFMILTHIVEFYRGVKARRKVTKEAIPVALYWLMVKNRRRYGGYIVHFGIALMAIGIVGSNFDSETMKTVPKGETIEIEDYVLTYEYLAQRTEGINDIVFANIHVSKAGKDMGYIQPERIFYGSWEEPSTEVAVLGSLREDLYVVLSAWERDERATFVVKVNPLVRWVWIGSYILVIGSIFAIWPGKYGNITPRYTGPQRKVS, from the coding sequence ATGCATTTGATCGGAAATATATCAATCTATCTAGCCTTAGCTTTATCAGTGTATGCCTTAGTTATATTTATACTTGGAATTTATAAGCAGGATCAAAGACTTGTAGACAGTGGAAAGGCAGCCACTTTAGGAGTATTTATCTTGGCCTCAATTTCAATGTTAGTTCTTTTCACGGCGTTAGGAACGAGTCAGTTACAGTTCGAGTACGTAGCACTTTATACGAGTACAGATTTACCGCTAGCTTATAAATTAGCAGCACTATGGGCGGGGAATGCAGGTTCATTATTGCTATGGACTTTCTTTTTGACAATGTACACAGCGATGGTTGCATATTCAAAAAAAATGAAAAACAATCCTCTTACACCATATGTTGCATCAATTATGCTTGGAAACACGATATTCTTCTATATTATCCTTGGATTTGTCGCAAAACCTTTTGTGCTTTTAGAACAGGTTCCTCTAGAGGGACGCGGCTTAAATCCAATGCTACAGGATCCTGGAATGTTGTTGCATCCGGTAACCTTGTACCTTGGATATGTGGGGTTAGCGGTTCCTTTTGCGTTTGCAATTGCAGCTTTGATCATTAAAAGTGTTGATGCATTCTGGCTCCGGATGACACGTCGTTGGACAATTATTGCTTGGGTATTTCTAACCCTTGGAAATGTCATCGGAGGTTATTGGGCTTATAAGGAGCTAGGCTGGGGAGGCTATTGGGCTTGGGACCCAGTAGAAAACGCTTCGTTTATGCCTTGGTTAACCGTAACTGCATACCTTCACTCAGTGATGATCCAGGAACGAAAAAACATGCTTAAGATATGGAATATCTCATTAATTATCCTATCATATGCATTAACTCTATTTGGAACATTCTTGGTTCGTAGTGGAGTATTGACATCGGTTCACGCGTTTGGAGACTCTAATTTAGGAGCGTATTTCTTAATTTTCATGGCTTTAGCGGTGATTTTCTCGCTATATGTTTTAATGAGTCGGTACCACCTATTAAAGAAAGACAGTGGCCAATTTGAGTCATTATTATCTAAGGAAAGTAGTTTCTTAATTAATAACTTAATTCTAGTTGGTGGTACGTTTGCAGTATTTTGGGGAACAATCTTCCCGCTAGTCTCTGAAGCTGTTAGAGGAACGAAGGTTACAGTAGGAATTCCATTCTTTAATACAGTTATGTCACCAATTTTATTGGCATTAATATTCGTGATGGCGGTATGTCCTTTAATTGCTTGGCAACGTTCTACTGTTAAGAACTTACGTGATAACTTTTTGCTACCTGCAATCATTAGTTTAGTTATTATTGGCTTGTTAGCAGGCCTAGGAATGAGAGCGGCTTACCCAATCATTGCTTACGGAGTTATCTCATTTATGATTTTGACTCATATCGTTGAATTTTATCGTGGCGTGAAAGCAAGAAGAAAAGTAACCAAAGAAGCGATACCAGTAGCTTTATATTGGTTAATGGTTAAAAACCGCCGTCGCTACGGAGGTTATATTGTTCACTTTGGAATTGCTCTAATGGCAATTGGTATAGTTGGTTCAAACTTTGATAGTGAGACGATGAAAACAGTACCTAAGGGGGAAACAATTGAGATTGAAGACTATGTATTGACTTACGAGTATCTCGCCCAACGTACTGAAGGAATTAATGATATCGTTTTTGCCAACATTCATGTTTCAAAAGCAGGAAAGGATATGGGTTACATTCAACCCGAAAGAATATTCTACGGTAGTTGGGAAGAGCCTTCCACAGAAGTAGCGGTGTTAGGTTCATTACGTGAAGATCTGTATGTTGTGTTAAGTGCTTGGGAGCGAGATGAGCGAGCAACGTTTGTTGTCAAAGTAAATCCACTCGTTCGCTGGGTATGGATAGGTAGTTATATTCTTGTTATTGGCTCTATCTTTGCAATTTGGCCTGGTAAATATGGAAATATTACACCGCGTTACACAGGACCGCAAAGGAAGGTGTCGTAA
- the tadA gene encoding tRNA adenosine(34) deaminase TadA, whose protein sequence is MKDDFYFMQLAIDQAKKAEEIKEVPIGAVIVKGGEVVAAAYNLRETDQRAVAHAELLAIDDACKALGTWRLSGCTLYVTLEPCPMCAGAIIQSRVDRVVFGASDPKGGCVGSIYNLLTEPKFNHQCEVEKGIMAEECGEMLTNFFRELRRKRMKNEE, encoded by the coding sequence TTGAAAGATGATTTTTATTTCATGCAATTAGCAATAGATCAAGCGAAAAAGGCTGAAGAGATAAAAGAAGTACCAATCGGTGCCGTCATCGTCAAGGGCGGTGAGGTAGTTGCAGCGGCGTATAACCTAAGGGAAACAGACCAACGTGCAGTGGCCCATGCAGAGCTACTCGCTATTGATGATGCTTGTAAGGCATTGGGTACTTGGCGGCTTAGCGGCTGCACACTATACGTCACCCTAGAACCTTGTCCGATGTGCGCAGGGGCTATTATACAATCTCGTGTAGACCGTGTGGTTTTTGGTGCATCTGATCCAAAAGGTGGTTGTGTAGGTTCGATCTATAATCTACTAACAGAACCGAAATTCAACCACCAATGTGAAGTTGAAAAAGGAATTATGGCTGAAGAATGTGGAGAGATGTTAACAAACTTTTTTAGAGAGCTTAGGAGAAAGAGAATGAAGAATGAAGAATGA
- a CDS encoding cytochrome c-type biogenesis protein, which produces MKKVMVILTLLLLMTVIPAYAGDQYDYKSAEFKEVASQFMCMCGCGQDHFECNMQGCGLNDSFKSEIKEMMDDGLTKDQIKDYYLSMYGEEILTAPEKKGFSLTAWVLPFVALGVAGIGIVFIIRKWVAGYKEEETSFEARSEEEELEDEIVKSMIDEERKKYF; this is translated from the coding sequence GTGAAAAAAGTTATGGTAATTTTAACACTCCTGTTGTTAATGACAGTGATCCCCGCTTATGCCGGGGATCAATACGACTATAAATCAGCTGAATTTAAAGAAGTAGCATCCCAATTTATGTGTATGTGCGGCTGTGGGCAAGACCATTTTGAATGTAATATGCAAGGTTGTGGTCTAAATGATTCTTTTAAATCTGAAATCAAAGAAATGATGGATGATGGTTTAACAAAAGATCAAATTAAAGATTATTACCTTTCTATGTACGGAGAAGAAATCTTAACGGCACCTGAAAAAAAAGGATTTAGTTTGACAGCTTGGGTTTTGCCATTTGTTGCTCTTGGAGTAGCCGGGATAGGGATTGTTTTTATCATCCGTAAGTGGGTTGCTGGCTACAAAGAAGAAGAGACTTCTTTTGAAGCTCGTTCAGAGGAAGAAGAATTAGAAGATGAGATAGTTAAATCTATGATTGATGAGGAACGCAAAAAGTACTTCTAG
- a CDS encoding CcmD family protein, with amino-acid sequence MTYLWAAYSIIWLLIAGYIFVLGKRQKAIAKQLQFLQELDNK; translated from the coding sequence ATGACATATTTATGGGCAGCTTATTCAATCATTTGGTTATTAATTGCAGGTTATATCTTCGTATTAGGGAAACGCCAAAAGGCTATTGCAAAGCAACTACAATTTTTGCAGGAATTAGATAATAAATAA